TGAAGCCGTCTCCCTGGTCTATTAGACTCACAAAACCCAGCCTGGATAGGACCTCCACCGTCCTGTAGATCGTCGCCATGCCTATGGAAAAATCCTGTTCCTGTACCTTTGAGAGTATCTCCTGTATTCCCGGTGGAACGGGATCGTCGCACTTCTCCAGTATGGCCGATACTATGAGGTCCCTCTGTTTCGTCATCCGAAAGCCGCTTTCTTTGAGGGCTCTCATTATATTGTCTTTTTTTTCGTGCCCAGTTGTTTTATCCATCGTAATTTCCCTCCGTGATTCCTTTTTCTTATCCCACCAGATTACCACCCTTTGGTCCTTCGGTCTAGGATTATCGCCGATAGGGGTTATAATCTTACGGAAAAGGGCTTTGCGCCCGAAAGGAGGCGATCTTATATATAGAAAGTGGTCGACAGAGCTTAGGGCCGGTTTTGGCTTTAGGGTTCAGAAAATATGTCTGGATACGGGGTCGGGGTGTCCTAACAGGGAAAGCCTGACCTCCGGAGGCTGTGTTTTTTGCGACTCCTCCGGCGGAGGGACAGGGGCCTGGTTGAGAGGCGAGTCACTTGAGGATCAGATAGCCAGAGGAATGAAGTCCGCACTGGGACACTACAAGGCGAAGGCCTGTATCCTTTACTTCCAGAGCTACTCCGCCACCTACGGATCTCCCGATCGCTTCATAGAGGCGGTGGAGAGGGCGACGGTCGCCGCCCGCCGATTTGTCCCTGTGGTTGGGCTATCGGTGGGAACTAGGCCGGACCTGGTCCATCCCTGGGTGGTGGATTATCTGACGTCCCTCGTCAGGCCCGACTTTCAGGTCTGGCTGGAGCTTGGGGTCCAGACCACCGACGAAAAAGGGCTTCTGTGGCTCAGGCGGGGACACGACCTTAAAGCGGTGGAGGACTGTCTGGAGAGATGCCAGGACAGCCCCTTCTCCCTCTGTGCCCATCTTATAGCCGGTATCCCAGGCGAAAGGGAGGATCAGCTTCTTCGCTCCGCCCGGTGGCTTCTGGACAGAGGGGTCTCGGGCCTCAAGTTTCATCCCCTTTACGTCCTAAAAGACACACCTCTTGAGGGACTCTACCGTCAGGGGGACTTCGAGCCTCTCTCCATGGAAGACTACGCTAGCAAGGTCGCTAAGGTCATAGACCTAGAGGGAAGTCGTTTCGTGGTTCAGCGTATTGCGGCGGACGTGAGAGGGGAAAGGCTTATAGCCCCCAAATGGATAGAGGATAAAAACAGGGTTATAGCGGAGATAGAAGGTCGGTTGGGCTGTCACTCTATGGAAGTGAAGGTTCCTGTGTCATAATGGAGGTATATCCTATTTTGAAGGAGGTTTTTGTGGTGAAGTTTAGAAAAACGCTTTTGCTGGCGATGGCATCTTTGCTGTCTATCGCCTTGGCTACCGCCGCTTTTGGAACGGACTCCAGTTTTGTGGAGAGCTACTACTCCGCCCTGGAGGCGTCTATTTCCGACGGCAACACCTATCGACTAGGGGAGTTTATCGACGAGGAAAGCGACTTCGGCAAGGACACAATATCCTGGGTAATTAGGCTAAATCGCCTCGGGGTATCCGGGGAGTTCGACGGCCTAGCGGTCGGAGAAAAGGTCGCTAAAGGGGATAAAGAGAGCCTCAAGGTCTCCGATCGGCTGACCCTCAGCTACCCCGATGAGAGGATCAGGGTTTTCGACTACAGGAGGGAATACCTTCTGGAGAACGGCAGGATCGTCGCCGAAATATCCGACTACGACAGATCGTTCCCCGAGCTTTCCGCCGAAAGGACGAAAAAAACTCCATTAGAGAGGATGGAGTCCTCGGTCTCCTCCGTTCCGGTGGGCAGAGCTAAGGCTCCGGTCTCCGATTCCCCGAAGATGACCGCTTTTCTTCCCTCTCAGGATGGCAGGGACCTTAAGGTGCTTGTGAGATGGGATAACCCCCTTGATATGGCGGTTCAGCTCGCTGGGGACGTCCTGACAGGCGAGGAGTTGGAGTTCATGATGGACCAGGTTCCTCCCATCGCCGAGGGCGCAATTTCCATGGTGATGGTAAAAGACGGCATACCGGAGATATACGGTGCTATCAGGCCTATAGAGGGAATCAACCCCTCCGACGCTGTCCGGGTGGTTGTATCCCGTATATCTCAGGAAACCGGGGACGACCTGACCTTAAAGCCCTTTGACGGCAACCTCAAGTCGGAGCTCGACCCTCTAGCCATCATTCAGCTTCCTGACGGTGCGCCGGAACTTTACTCCGCCCTGTGGAAAGGGGACGGAAGGACGGTCCTGGTCTCCCTCTCCGAGCAGGGGCTTAACTCTATGCTGGACTCTGCCTCCGGTAAAATAGCCTCTTTAGACGATAATACCGCCCTAGGGGAGTGGCCATCGGTCCATATACGGGGCTGGGTCTCCAACGAGCTCCTGAAATCCGAGCTAGTAGATGAGGATGTCCCGGTCTACGGATCGGACCCTCTTTCCATCGAAATGGCCTTCTTCAGCCTGGATAACGAGGTGACCGGTCGCTGGTTCTCCAACGCCGTAGATCTCTTCGTCGATCCCGATATGGAGTTGCCTATGATCTCCCTGGGGAAAGATCTCCCCTTCCTAGGAGGCAAGGTCCTGGGCTTTATGGCCGCTAGGCTGGGAAGAATAGACGTCGACATGCTTAAAGATGCTTTGAAAAACGAGATGCCCGGGGAAAACGTGGACGTAGCCCTCGCTCAGATGACCGATCTCACCGGCCTTACCCTCGAGGATATTCTTGATCTCCTTGACGGAAGGGTATCTCTGGTCTTAGGGGGACGGAGCAGGAGCCCTATAGGCGACGTCCCTGGAGCATATCTCCAGATAGAGCCCGATAAAAAAGAGGTGCTGACCAAAGTAGCGGAGGCACTGCCGAAGATATACGCCCTGGCTCCTCCTGTGGGACTGAGGGAGAGAAAGATATCTGGCTGGAACGTCGCTTACGCCATGAACGCCATGGCCAGTGCCACAGTCGCAGTAGGCGACGACAGGCTTTTGTTAGGTGCCCTGGATTATGAGAAGCTAAACGAACCGGCCTCGTTGCCGGACAACCTCAAGGCGGCCTCACAGCCGGAGGACATGGCGGTCATAGCCTTTTCTCTGGCGGATATAAGAGAAGCGGTCAAGGAAATAGCGGACATGAACAGCATATTCCTCCAGACCGACGAGATCAAAGACGGTATGGCTACCTTCCTGGATAGCACCGCCCATCTCGATTCTCTGGTTATAAGGATCCAGTCCCTTAAAGAGGGAAGCCTCTCGGTGAGGACCTTGAATTAACGATGGCAAACCGTCTCCACTTAACTTGGGTTCCGCTGATATTTTTGCTGGCATTTAGCTCTCCTTCTGAGGGATGGGAGATACCTCTTCCCTCAATGCCATCTATGCCCTCTATGCCATCCTGGCTCAAGGGCGATGATGCTGACCGATTCTCATCGGTGTGGGATGACTCTATGAAAAAGCTGGACTCGGCGCTGAATCGGTTGGACAAGGCCGATTCCCTCCCCGAGGAGAGGCTGATCGGCAACGACAGGTCCAAAAACGAGAGCAAAATAGACTCTATCCTCCAGGACGTGGTCACAATACTGACCGACTCTGAGACCGGAGATCTCAGGAAGGAATTCTCCAAAGTCCAGTCCGACCTGTCCCGCAGGAGGGCCAACCTGGCATCCCTCAAGGAAAAACGGGTCTCCGCCCCTGAGTCCGGTGGGCTGCTGAAAAAGGGCAAAGACGACCTGACCGCCAAGATCGCCGAGGAGGAAGAGGCCATAAAGCAGGGCGAGGTGAGGCTTGTGGAGCTTGAAAGGTCCATGGCTGCAAAACTCAAAGAGGAGGGCCTTTCCGCTACCGACGAGCAGATACAGGGCTTGTTGGCGGGGGTGACCGCCGACGACGTGGCGGCCATGTACGCCGTCTACGGCAACATCAGGATCTTTTCCGACAAGCTCACCGAACTCATGGAACAGGGAAAGGACGACCTCTCCGTCGCCAGGCGGTATTACGGCATATACTCGCTGCTCCTTCGCACCTGCGTGGTCATGAACGAGAGCTTCGTGGAGAAGATAAACGGAAAATACCTCCCTGACTTGGAGGCCATGGCCAACTCCGCCAAGACCCTCAGGGAGGATCTGACGAACCAGTCCATGGACCGGTCCCTCTCCGCCAGGCAGAGAGAGCTGGTCCGTAACAACATAGAGTCCACCGACCTCACCCTTCAGGCCATAGGGGCCTACTGGGTGTTTCTGGAGGACCAGCGGGACCAGGCCCAAAAGAACCTGGAGGGATTCAGAAGGGACTACGCCGTGGCCCACAACGCCTATCGCACAATGAAGCTGGCGAGAGGGCTTCTGGACATGGTCAAGGCCAACAAAAAGGACTTCGACGCCATAGCTAAGCTGGAGGTCCCGGAGGTCGTGGTCTTCTCCAACGACAAGCTGAGGCACGAGTTCAAAAACATCACCGAGGGGTTAAAAAGGTAGCAAAGTAAAAGAGGGCCCCTAGGGACCCTCTTTTTTAAGTTTCTAAACGACCCTTCTTATCGAGTCTATTATCGTCCCGTCCCTGTACTCCACCGCTCCGACGATCCGGTCGTCGAACTCCACAGGATCGGGAACCCCGGTCATCCTCTCGATCTCAGCCTTAAGGTCCTCTATGGCCTTGACAGGCAGGCCTCCGTCGTAGGCGGCCTTGGTCAGGTCCTCTCTGAGGGGGTTGATGCAGATGCCTCTCTCTGTGACTATGGCGTCCACCGTCTCCCCTGGGGTCACCACCGTCTGGACCCTGTCCTTTATGGAGGGAACTCCCTCCCTTATGGAAGGCACGGTGATTATGGAGAGCTTCGCCCCGGCGGCTGTGTCGCAGTGCCCGCCTGACGCCCCTCTCAACACCCCGTCGTGTCCGGTCAGGACGTCCACGTTAAAGTCGACGTCCACGTCCAAAGCGGCCAGAGCTACCACGTCCAGATCGTTGACCACACATCCAGCGGTGAAGGGGTTTGCGTACCAGGATGCGTCGATCTCCTTGTGGTTGGGATGCCCCGCCACCGACTTGGTCACGGAGGAATCGAAGCTCTGGACGTCGAAGAGGGCCCTAAACAGCCCCTCCTCCAGCATATCCGCCATGTACCCCGTTATTCCACCTATGCCGAAGCTTCCCTGAACGGAACGTTCCTTCATGTAGTCCCTGACGAACTTGGCCACCGCCAGGCTGGCCCCTCCCGCTCCGACCTGAAAGGAACAGCCCTCCACCAGAAGCCCAGAGACCCTTATAAGGTCGAAGGCGTTCTCCGCTATCTTCAGGTTTACCGGATCTTTGGATATCCTCGCCGGTCCTGAGGCTATTTTTGACGAGTCTCCCAGGGAATCCACCACCACTATCTGATCCACCAGATATTGGGGGATCGATATCCGATCCATGAGGGGGGCCTGAACCAGGTTGTCGGTAACCGCTATGACGTGGGAGGCGTAACGGGCGTCGAGCTGGGCGTAGCCCAGGGTCCCGCAGGCCGATTTGCCGGTGGAGCCGGTCATGTTCCCCATGGTATCGCAGGTCGGGGCCCCTAAAAAGGCCACGTCCACGGAGATCCTGCCCTCCTGGATGGCCCTCGCTCGGCCTCCATGGCTGTGGATCATTACCGGTATCTCCATCTCCCCCCTCGAGATCATCCTGCCGATCTCCCCTCTGACGCCGGAGGTGTGGATTCTGGATATGGTCCCTCCTCTGACCGCCTGGGCCACTATCTCGTGGGAGTCGGTGAGGGAACTGGGGGCCAGGACCAGGTTTTTGATCCCGAGTCCCTCTATGGCCCTTATAACCTGAGGAAGGACGTCGTCGCCGTTTCTCAGGTGGTGATGAAAGGAGATGGTCATGCCGTCCTGGAGGCCCGACCTCTTTATCGCCTCGGTAAGATCCTGGGCCAGCTTTTTGTGGCCGAAGGCTGGAACCGTTCTACAGGGGGCCTTGGGGGTCCAGCTATAGGACCCGTCCAGTCTGGCGAAGGCCCCGGCGAAGGGAGCAAGGCTCCCGATACCCTGGATCTCCGTCAGTACCTCTCGGCCTATGGAGTTTTTTACAGTTTTAGAGATCATAGGGAAACCTCCATGCCCGAAATGACGGCGAGCTCGATGGTCCTTCTCGCTTGGGAGACCACCGGGCCGTCCACCATCTTGCCGTCGACTGCTATAACGCCCAGACCCCGCTTCTCCGCCTCCTCCGCCGCTTTGACCACCTTCAGCGCCTTTTTCAGCGATCTCTCGTCGGGGCGGTAGGCGTCGTGGATCGGGCCTATCTGGGACGGATGGATCGCCGCCTTGCCGGAGAAGCCCAGCTGTACCGCCAGCTTACACTCGGCGCTCAGGCCCTCCAGGTCCTCGACGTCGGTGAAAACCGTGTCAAGCGCCTCCTTTCCCGCCGCCTTCGCCGCCAGCACCACGTGGCTCCTGGCGTAGAGGAGCTCTATTCCCTCTCTGGACCTGCTTATCCCCAGGTCCGCCGCGAGGTCCTGTCCCCCTAAGGTGAGGGCCGTCAGCCTAGGGGAGGATTTAGCGATGTCGTAGGCGTTCATCAGTGACAGGGCGGTCTCCAACATGCCGTGAAGCTCTATGGAGCCCACCGGTATGCCGTTGGTTTCCTCCAGCTCGGACATTATCTCGTCGGCCTCGGTTACGTCCTTGACGTCGTTCACCTTAGGCAGCCTTATACAGTCCGGTCCGGCAGGTATGACCGACCTCATATCGTCCTCGAAAAACTGGGTGTCCCTGCCGTTGACCCGGACCACTCTCTCTACTTTGCCGAAGTCCATGGCCATAAGGGCCTGGGTTACAAGCCTTCTGGCTCCGTCTTTCTCCGTCACCGCCACGGCGTCCTCCAGGTCCAAAAGCACCCCGTCCGCCCCGTAGATAGGGCAGTTCTGTATCATGGAGGGACTGTTTCCCGGCACGTAGAGCAGGGATCGGCGGGGCCTCCTGAGCTGTTTTTCCATCCCTATGCCGCTGCCTTTTTCCTGCGGAACATGGCGTAGCCGAAGGAAAGGACCGCCAGCACCAGCAGAGTCGCCGATATAGGCTTCTGGACGAAGATCGCTAGGTCGCTGTTGGCTATGGTCATGGCGTTTCTGAAATACTGCTCCGTGGAGCTGCCTAGAATTAGGGCCAGGACCAGCGGAGGCAGGGGAATGGACAGCTTGCTGAACATATACCCTCCCAGGGCGAAGGCCGCCACAAGGATGAAATCGAAGGGGCTGTAGTTGAGGAAGTAGGCTCCCATAAAGGCCATTCCCAGTATCAGGGGCAGCATTATCCTCTGAGGTATCCTGAGCAGTTGGACCAGAGGTATGGCCAGAGGCAGGTTTATGATCAGCAACGCTACGTTACCGATCAACAAAGAGGCTATGACCCCCCAGGCTATCTCGGGATTTTGGGCGAAAAGCATCGGTCCAGGTCTTACTCCCAGCATCATAAGGGCTCCAAGCATGACGGCGGTAGTTCCCGATCCCGGTATTCCCAAGGTCAGAAGGGGAACCATGGCCCCACAGGAACAGGAATTGTTGGCCGCCTCCGGGGCGGCCAGCCCCTCGATGGCTCCTTTGCCGAACTTCTCCGGCGTCTTGCTCAGCGACTTTTCCATGGCGTAGGACATAAAGGTGGCTATGGTCCCTCCCATACCGGGAAGAACACCGATGAAAAATCCAAGAGGAGAGTTTCTGAGCATAGGCATGAGGCACTTTTTGAAATCCGCCCAGGATACCCACACTTTCCCTATGGATTTTGAGTCTATTTTGTGCTCTATGTGGATCGATTTGAGGTTCTTAAACACCTCGCAGACCGCGTAGAGCCCTATCATGACCACCAGGAAGTCGATTCCGTCCTGGAGGTCTTCCACTCCCATGACAAACCGGTTTACCCCGGTCTGAGGGTCTATCCCTATGGTGGAGATCATAAAGCCGATCGCTACGGCGATAAATCCCTTCAGGATGCTCCCGTCCGACAGGGTCACAGTCGCTGTGAGGGCGAACATTAGCAACGAGAACATCTCCACCGGGCCGAACTTAAAGGCGTAGCTCGCTATGGGACCGGTGAGGAACACCAGAAGAACCATCCCTATGGTTCCGCCTATGAACGACGCTATGGCCGATATGGCGAGAGCGGACCCAGCCTGGCCGTTTTTGGTCATAGGATAGCCGTCGAAACAGCTGACTATGGCCGAGGCATCACCGGGGGTGTTTATCATAATGGAGGCCCTGGAGCCTCCGAACATAGCTCCGTAGTAGACGGCACACATGGTGATAAGGGCTGTTGTGGGGTTCATCCCGTAGGTTATAGGTATGAGGATAGCGACTCCCGTGGCGGGGCCTAGTCCTGGGAGCATTCCCATGATGGTGCCGAGAAATCCCCCGATGAAGACCCACATGACGTTGGTCACGGTGAGGGCGGTCTGAAAGCCCAGGGAAAGATTAGCAAAGACAGTATCCATTTAGATCACCTTATCAGTATCAGAAGGGCAGGAAGCTGAGAAGCCCTCGAGGAAGGCTCAGGTTCAGAGCCACCGAGAACACGCCGTAGCATACGCAGGAGAATAGCCCCGCTATAGTGATGTTCTGTACCCTATGTCCTTTGTTTATGATGGACCCCGCAAGGAACATAAATATAGCCGTTCCTATGACGTAGCCAAAGTAGTCGAGGGTCTCTCCGTAGGCTATGCCTAGGACCATTATGGCCGCTATCTTAAGCCAGATAGGTCTTTCCGAGATAAAACCGAAGGAGAAGACCTCTTTGTCCTTCTTCATCATCTCCAGGAACGTCAGAAGGCCGCCGCATAACACGGCGGCAGTGCCTATTATGTAGGGAAAAAGCCTGGGGCCGATCTCGTCCCCTGCCTGTACGTCCGGTATCTGGCTGGTGCCGTAAAGGTAGGCCAGTCCAAGCACCAGGGATATCAGGCCGGATATCATGTTTTTAGTCATCTATGTCGCACCTCCCGGTGTTTTTTGTCGTTCAAGGGGTGAAAAGGGGGAGGAGACAGGTCTCCTCCCCCTGCCCAGAGGGCGGTTAGTCTATCAGGCCGACTTCCTTTAAGGTGCTCTGGAAAGCCTCGGTTTGCTCCGCTAAGGTCGTGGCGAACTGAACTGGATCTTGGTAGTAGGACTCCCATTCCAGCTTCTTAAGCTGATCCTTCCAGGTGGGGGTCTCGATCATCTTCTCGATCGTACCCTGCCAGTAGGCTACCTGCTCCTCGCTCAGGCCCGGGGCGGCGATGATGCCTCTCCAGTGGGGGAACACCATGTCCGCTCCCTGCTCCACCCAGGGAGTCACGTCGGGAAGGGACTCAAGCCTCTTGTTGGAGCTGATCCCCAGCACCCTGAGGTTCCCTGCCTTATGCTGCTCCATGACCTCCGCAAGGCCTATGGTGATCGCCTTTACGTGTCCGCCCATGAGGGCCGGGATCTGCTCAGCGGCGGTCTTGGGGTAGACCACGAACTTGATAAGCTTAGGATCCACTCCGTACTTCTGGGCCAGCATCAGGAAGGAGATGTGGTCGTTGTTTCCAAGGCTAGGACCGACTCCGACGACCATGCCGTTAGGATCGGCGGCGATTGCCTCAAAGAGCTCCTTACCGTTGGTCCAGGGGGCGTCTTTAGCCACCGCCACGGAGATCCACTCGGTCTGGAGGTTGGCGAGGACGGTGAAGTCCTTGTAGGTGAGAGGGCTCTTGCCGAAGAGGTTGTTGAGCATCAACAGGGTCGACGTCGCCGCTATATACTCTCCCTTACCCTCTTTGCCTTTGAGGTAGTTCCATCCCGCAGCTCCGCCGCCGCCAGGCTTGTTGGTGACCAGCACCGGACGATCCACCAGCTTTTCCTCCTGAAGGGTCTTCTGCATGGTCCGACATAGCAGATCCCATCCACCGCCCGGTCCAGCAGGAGCGATTAGCTCGATGGGCCTATTAGGGGACCACTCGGCGAAGGCCGATCCCGCTAGGGATCCCAGTATCGCGGTGGCGCAAAACATTACGAACAACTTCTTCATGAAAATTATTCCTCCCTTCAAAATAAAACGCCTATGCCGCCTCTATTCCGCACTTCCACCCCTGTAACAGCTAACCCCAGGGTAAGGGCCTTGCTCACATATAGTCGTGTTTCCCTATCTGGTCCGAGTATCCTGTCACCTCAAGCCAGATTTTGTAGGACTTATCGATATGGTTTCCCCATAGAGCCGAGGCCTCCTCAGGGGAACGAGATACAAAATAGGAGTACATCTGCTCCCTGGTGCGGTAGCTCTCGTCCATCCTTTTCGCTATAACCACTCGTACCACCCTGTATCGGTCGAGCATCTCCCTGTGGTTCCATATCAGGTCGACTATCTTAGGGGCGTGGGACGCCTCGAACATCTCCTTGTTATACCGAGCGACGAGGGGAACGTAGGCGTCGGTCAGAGCTTCCCCCTGGAGGGTCGTCATGTAGGTCTTGGCCTGGTCCAGGATATGTCTGACGTTCTTTAATTCCTTTTCCGTCGCGTTCATGGCCACGTACTTTACCGCCAGGCATTCCAGGGCCTTTCTGAGGGCGAATATCTGTGCCACGTCCTTAGGCAACAGTCCCTTGACCACGTTTCCCCTCATGGGGACCCTCTCTATCAGACCCTCGGCCTCCAGCTTCTGTATGGCCTCCCTGACGGGGGTCCTGCTTATGTTGAACTCCGAGGCTATCTCTCCGTCGGTAAACCTCGTTCCAGGCTCGAGCTCTCCTCCGACGATGGCCTGCCTGAGCTGTTCGTAGACGATCTCTCTGACCGGTTTGATCTTTATGGTTTTTGCGTTGGATAAAAGGGACATACAATCCGACTCCTTTTTTGGATCCAGGATACTTGATACCGCATCCATGTCTGATATACTATTCGCAAACGAGCTGTTTGTAAAGTGCGTTTTTTCAGCAATCGCCTCCTTGAGGGGAATTTTTTCGGCGTAAAACAGATTATGACACGGGAGATGGTGGAGTATGAGCAGTCTTGCTGTAAAAATATTGTCCAGCCACATGGTAGACGGGTCCATGAAAAAGGGGGAAATGATGTCCATCAAAATCGACCAGACACTGACCCAGGACGCTACCGGGACCATGGCTTACCTCCAGATGGAGGCTATGGAGGTCGATAAGGTGAAAACCGATCTGTCGGTGAGCTACGTGGACCACAACACCCTCCAGGTTGGCTTCGAGAACGCCGACGATCACCGCTATCTCCAGTCGGTGGCCATGAGGCACGGCGTCGTCTTCTCTCGGGCGGGCAACGGTATATGCCACCAGGTCCACCTTGAGAGGTTTGGGGTTCCCGGAAAGACCTTGCTCGGCTCCGACAGCCACACTCCCACAGGAGGGGCCCTCGGAATGCTGGCAATAGGTGCGGGAGGGCTGGATGTGGCCTTGGCCAT
The genomic region above belongs to Dethiosulfovibrio salsuginis and contains:
- a CDS encoding TIGR01212 family radical SAM protein (This family includes YhcC from E. coli K-12, an uncharacterized radical SAM protein.) is translated as MRPKGGDLIYRKWSTELRAGFGFRVQKICLDTGSGCPNRESLTSGGCVFCDSSGGGTGAWLRGESLEDQIARGMKSALGHYKAKACILYFQSYSATYGSPDRFIEAVERATVAARRFVPVVGLSVGTRPDLVHPWVVDYLTSLVRPDFQVWLELGVQTTDEKGLLWLRRGHDLKAVEDCLERCQDSPFSLCAHLIAGIPGEREDQLLRSARWLLDRGVSGLKFHPLYVLKDTPLEGLYRQGDFEPLSMEDYASKVAKVIDLEGSRFVVQRIAADVRGERLIAPKWIEDKNRVIAEIEGRLGCHSMEVKVPVS
- a CDS encoding TcaA NTF2-like domain-containing protein, producing MKFRKTLLLAMASLLSIALATAAFGTDSSFVESYYSALEASISDGNTYRLGEFIDEESDFGKDTISWVIRLNRLGVSGEFDGLAVGEKVAKGDKESLKVSDRLTLSYPDERIRVFDYRREYLLENGRIVAEISDYDRSFPELSAERTKKTPLERMESSVSSVPVGRAKAPVSDSPKMTAFLPSQDGRDLKVLVRWDNPLDMAVQLAGDVLTGEELEFMMDQVPPIAEGAISMVMVKDGIPEIYGAIRPIEGINPSDAVRVVVSRISQETGDDLTLKPFDGNLKSELDPLAIIQLPDGAPELYSALWKGDGRTVLVSLSEQGLNSMLDSASGKIASLDDNTALGEWPSVHIRGWVSNELLKSELVDEDVPVYGSDPLSIEMAFFSLDNEVTGRWFSNAVDLFVDPDMELPMISLGKDLPFLGGKVLGFMAARLGRIDVDMLKDALKNEMPGENVDVALAQMTDLTGLTLEDILDLLDGRVSLVLGGRSRSPIGDVPGAYLQIEPDKKEVLTKVAEALPKIYALAPPVGLRERKISGWNVAYAMNAMASATVAVGDDRLLLGALDYEKLNEPASLPDNLKAASQPEDMAVIAFSLADIREAVKEIADMNSIFLQTDEIKDGMATFLDSTAHLDSLVIRIQSLKEGSLSVRTLN
- the citF gene encoding citrate lyase subunit alpha, producing MISKTVKNSIGREVLTEIQGIGSLAPFAGAFARLDGSYSWTPKAPCRTVPAFGHKKLAQDLTEAIKRSGLQDGMTISFHHHLRNGDDVLPQVIRAIEGLGIKNLVLAPSSLTDSHEIVAQAVRGGTISRIHTSGVRGEIGRMISRGEMEIPVMIHSHGGRARAIQEGRISVDVAFLGAPTCDTMGNMTGSTGKSACGTLGYAQLDARYASHVIAVTDNLVQAPLMDRISIPQYLVDQIVVVDSLGDSSKIASGPARISKDPVNLKIAENAFDLIRVSGLLVEGCSFQVGAGGASLAVAKFVRDYMKERSVQGSFGIGGITGYMADMLEEGLFRALFDVQSFDSSVTKSVAGHPNHKEIDASWYANPFTAGCVVNDLDVVALAALDVDVDFNVDVLTGHDGVLRGASGGHCDTAAGAKLSIITVPSIREGVPSIKDRVQTVVTPGETVDAIVTERGICINPLREDLTKAAYDGGLPVKAIEDLKAEIERMTGVPDPVEFDDRIVGAVEYRDGTIIDSIRRVV
- a CDS encoding HpcH/HpaI aldolase/citrate lyase family protein; this translates as MEKQLRRPRRSLLYVPGNSPSMIQNCPIYGADGVLLDLEDAVAVTEKDGARRLVTQALMAMDFGKVERVVRVNGRDTQFFEDDMRSVIPAGPDCIRLPKVNDVKDVTEADEIMSELEETNGIPVGSIELHGMLETALSLMNAYDIAKSSPRLTALTLGGQDLAADLGISRSREGIELLYARSHVVLAAKAAGKEALDTVFTDVEDLEGLSAECKLAVQLGFSGKAAIHPSQIGPIHDAYRPDERSLKKALKVVKAAEEAEKRGLGVIAVDGKMVDGPVVSQARRTIELAVISGMEVSL
- a CDS encoding tripartite tricarboxylate transporter permease, which gives rise to MDTVFANLSLGFQTALTVTNVMWVFIGGFLGTIMGMLPGLGPATGVAILIPITYGMNPTTALITMCAVYYGAMFGGSRASIMINTPGDASAIVSCFDGYPMTKNGQAGSALAISAIASFIGGTIGMVLLVFLTGPIASYAFKFGPVEMFSLLMFALTATVTLSDGSILKGFIAVAIGFMISTIGIDPQTGVNRFVMGVEDLQDGIDFLVVMIGLYAVCEVFKNLKSIHIEHKIDSKSIGKVWVSWADFKKCLMPMLRNSPLGFFIGVLPGMGGTIATFMSYAMEKSLSKTPEKFGKGAIEGLAAPEAANNSCSCGAMVPLLTLGIPGSGTTAVMLGALMMLGVRPGPMLFAQNPEIAWGVIASLLIGNVALLIINLPLAIPLVQLLRIPQRIMLPLILGMAFMGAYFLNYSPFDFILVAAFALGGYMFSKLSIPLPPLVLALILGSSTEQYFRNAMTIANSDLAIFVQKPISATLLVLAVLSFGYAMFRRKKAAA
- a CDS encoding tripartite tricarboxylate transporter TctB family protein; the protein is MTKNMISGLISLVLGLAYLYGTSQIPDVQAGDEIGPRLFPYIIGTAAVLCGGLLTFLEMMKKDKEVFSFGFISERPIWLKIAAIMVLGIAYGETLDYFGYVIGTAIFMFLAGSIINKGHRVQNITIAGLFSCVCYGVFSVALNLSLPRGLLSFLPF
- a CDS encoding tripartite tricarboxylate transporter substrate binding protein → MKKLFVMFCATAILGSLAGSAFAEWSPNRPIELIAPAGPGGGWDLLCRTMQKTLQEEKLVDRPVLVTNKPGGGGAAGWNYLKGKEGKGEYIAATSTLLMLNNLFGKSPLTYKDFTVLANLQTEWISVAVAKDAPWTNGKELFEAIAADPNGMVVGVGPSLGNNDHISFLMLAQKYGVDPKLIKFVVYPKTAAEQIPALMGGHVKAITIGLAEVMEQHKAGNLRVLGISSNKRLESLPDVTPWVEQGADMVFPHWRGIIAAPGLSEEQVAYWQGTIEKMIETPTWKDQLKKLEWESYYQDPVQFATTLAEQTEAFQSTLKEVGLID
- a CDS encoding GntR family transcriptional regulator; this encodes MSLLSNAKTIKIKPVREIVYEQLRQAIVGGELEPGTRFTDGEIASEFNISRTPVREAIQKLEAEGLIERVPMRGNVVKGLLPKDVAQIFALRKALECLAVKYVAMNATEKELKNVRHILDQAKTYMTTLQGEALTDAYVPLVARYNKEMFEASHAPKIVDLIWNHREMLDRYRVVRVVIAKRMDESYRTREQMYSYFVSRSPEEASALWGNHIDKSYKIWLEVTGYSDQIGKHDYM